The Saccopteryx leptura isolate mSacLep1 chromosome 2, mSacLep1_pri_phased_curated, whole genome shotgun sequence genome has a window encoding:
- the KCNA1 gene encoding potassium voltage-gated channel subfamily A member 1, with the protein MTVMSGENVDEASATPGHPQDGSYSRPADHEDHECCERVVINISGLRFETQLKTLAQFPNTLLGNPKKRMRYFDPLRNEYFFDRNRPSFDAILYYYQSGGRLRRPVNVPLDMFSEEIKFYELGEEAMEKFREDEGFIKEEERPLPEKEYQRQVWLLFEYPESSGPARVIAIVSVMVILISIVIFCLETLPELKDDKDFTGTVHRIDNTTVIYTSNIFTDPFFIVETLCIIWFSFELVVRFFACPSKADFFKNIMNFIDIVAIIPYFITLGTEIAEQEGNQKGEQATSLAILRVIRLVRVFRIFKLSRHSKGLQILGQTLKASMRELGLLIFFLFIGVILFSSAVYFAEAEEAESHFSSIPDAFWWAVVSMTTVGYGDMYPVTIGGKIVGSLCAIAGVLTIALPVPVIVSNFNYFYHRETEGEEQAQLLHVSSPNLASDSDLSRRSSSTLSKSEYMEIEEDMNNSIAHYRQANIRTGNCTTANQNCVNKSKLLTDV; encoded by the coding sequence ATGACGGTGATGTCTGGGGAAAACGTGGACGAGGCGTCGGCCACCCCGGGGCACCCCCAGGATGGCAGCTACTCCCGGCCGGCGGACCACGAGGACCACGAGTGCTGCGAACGCGTGGTGATCAACATCTCCGGGCTGCGCTTCGAGACGCAGCTCAAGACCCTGGCACAGTTTCCCAACACGCTGCTGGGCAACCCTAAGAAACGGATGCGCTACTTCGACCCCCTGCGGAACGAGTACTTCTTCGACCGCAACCGACCCAGCTTCGACGCCATCCTCTACTACTACCAGTCCGGGGGCCGGCTACGGAGGCCGGTCAACGTGCCCCTGGACATGTTTTCCGAGGAGATTAAATTTTACGAACTGGGCGAGGAGGCCATGGAAAAGTTCCGGGAGGATGAGGGCTTTATCAAGGAGGAGGAGCGCCCCCTGCCCGAGAAGGAATACCAGCGCCAGGTGTGGCTGCTCTTCGAGTACCCTGAGAGCTCAGGCCCTGCCCGAGTCATCGCCATCGTCTCGGTCATGGTCATCCTCATCTCCATTGTCATCTTTTGCCTGGAGACTCTACCTGAGCTGAAGGATGACAAGGACTTCACGGGCACCGTCCACCGCATCGACAACACCACGGTTATCTACACTTCCAACATCTTCACGGACCCCTTCTTCATCGTGGAAACCCTGTGCATCATCTGGTTCTCCTTTGAGCTCGTGGTGCGCTTTTTCGCCTGTCCCAGCAAGGCGGACTTCTTCAAAAACATCATGAACTTCATTGACATCGTGGCCATCATCCCCTATTTCATCACCCTCGGCACGGAGATAGCTGAGCAAGAGGGGAACCAGAAGGGCGAGCAGGCCACTTCCCTGGCCATCCTCAGGGTCATCCGGTTGGTAAGGGTTTTTAGAATCTTCAAACTCTCCCGCCACTCTAAGGGCCTCCAGATCCTGGGCCAGACCCTCAAAGCTAGTATGAGAGAGCTAGGGCTgctcatattttttctcttcattggGGTCATACTGTTTTCTAGTGCAGTGTACTTTGCCGAGGCGGAAGAAGCTGAGTCGCACTTCTCCAGTATCCCCGATGCTTTCTGGTGGGCGGTGGTGTCCATGACCACTGTAGGATACGGTGACATGTACCCTGTGACAATTGGAGGCAAGATCGTGGGCTCCTTGTGTGCCATCGCTGGTGTGCTGACAATTGCCCTGCCCGTACCTGTCATTGTGTCCAATTTCAACTATTTCTACCACCGAGAAACTGAGGGGGAAGAGCAGGCTCAGCTGCTCCATGTTAGCTCCCCTAACTTAGCCTCTGACAGTGACCTCAGTCGGCGCAGTTCCTCTACTCTCAGCAAATCTGAGTACATGGAGATCGAAGAGGATATGAATAATAGCATAGCCCATTATAGACAGGCCAATATCAGAACTGGCAATTGCACCACAGCTAACCAAAACTGCGTTAATAAGAGCAAGCTACTGACCGATGTTTAA